A single genomic interval of Puntigrus tetrazona isolate hp1 chromosome 1, ASM1883169v1, whole genome shotgun sequence harbors:
- the LOC122360199 gene encoding uncharacterized protein LOC122360199 yields MVRTYKRKTNRASTAPDTMLKAVRQVLVFKKTIRGAAEEFGINYRTLARYCTKIPREEVEGSVEHPSCAVGFIGARQVFSPELEAELVAYVLLASDVYYVLPPRAIRKLAYQLAKSHQLQTPPSWRENKQASADWFASFLKRHPLLSIRAAEPASPTSVFSRSHVEVFYSKLKVLMEQHGFRPEDMWIMEEMGITTAQRPDRVLARRGLKQTSQDRGPLVSVACVVSAAGRLMPPYFVFPRVQFREHFLSGAPVGSSGGAHLSGWMREEQFLDFLQHFTRQTECVADRPCLLLLDSHATHLSIEGLNFTKANGVVSLCFPSHCSQQLERTLYGPFRKCVNAAVDSWMLGSPGRSITIHHVPGIMASALPLAATPDNITTAFRACGIFPLNPNQPSLVTDGPVAPSVTESGSNVTEPDPVAAGRDSNTQEKDSCRLDWLSCDYTAAETCK; encoded by the coding sequence ATGGTGAGAACGTACAAGAGGAAGACAAACCGCGCGAGTACGGCTCCTGACACCATGCTGAAGGCCGTGCGGCAGGTGTTGGTGTTCAAGAAAACCATCCGCGGCGCAGCAGAAGAGTTCGGCATCAACTACCGAACACTGGCCCGTTACTGCACCAAAATCCCCCGTGAAGAGGTGGAAGGCAGCGTGGAGCACCCCAGCTGTGCCGTGGGCTTCATCGGAGCACGGCAGGTCTTCAGCCCCGAGCTGGAAGCCGAACTCGTCGCCTACGTTTTGCTGGCATCTGATGTTTATTATGTGCTCCCGCCGCGAGCCATCCGCAAACTGGCCTACCAGCTGGCCAAGAGCCACCAGCTGCAAACCCCGCCCTCGTGGAGGGAGAACAAGCAGGCCAGTGCTGACTGGTTCGCCAGTTTCCTCAAGAGACACCCGCTGCTGTCCATCCGGGCGGCGGAGCCGGCGAGTCCCACCAGCGTCTTCAGCAGGAGTCACGTCGAGGTGTTTTACAGTAAGCTGAAGGTGCTGATGGAGCAACACGGTTTCAGACCCGAGGACATGTGGATCATGGAGGAGATGGGCATCACCACGGCCCAGCGGCCGGATCGAGTGCTGGCCAGGAGAGGTCTGAAACAGACATCTCAAGACCGCGGACCCCTTGTGAGTGTCGCTTGCGTGGTTTCTGCCGCCGGTCGCTTGATGCCGCCCTATTTTGTGTTCCCGCGGGTGCAGTTCAGGGAGCACTTCCTTAGTGGAGCACCGGTGGGAAGCTCTGGTGGAGCCCATCTGAGCGGATGGATGAGGGAGGAGCAGTTCCTCGACTTCCTACAGCATTTCACGCGACAGACCGAATGTGTTGCGGACAGACCCTGCCTGCTGCTTCTGGACAGTCACGCCACACACCTGTCCATCGAGGGCCTCAACTTCACCAAAGCTAACGGTGTGGTGTCTCTGTGTTTCCCGTCGCACTGCTCCCAGCAGCTGGAGCGCACACTTTATGGTCCGTTTAGGAAGTGCGTGAACGCGGCCGTGGACAGCTGGATGCTGGGCAGTCCGGGGAGGAGCATCACCATTCATCATGTCCCAGGAATCATGGCCTCGGCGCTGCCGCTGGCGGCCACACCGGACAACATCACCACAGCCTTCAGAGCCTGCGGGATCTTTCCTCTAAACCCAAACCAACCGAGCTTGGTTACGGACGGTCCAGTCGCTCCAAGCGTTACAGAATCAGGCAGTAACGTGACCGAACCGGATCCGGTGGCAGCAGGCAGAGACTCTAACACACAGGAGAAGGACAGCTGCCGTCTCGACTGGCTCTCCTGTGATTACACAGCTGCAGAGACCTGCAAATAA